Proteins from one Halovivax limisalsi genomic window:
- a CDS encoding AAA family ATPase, with product MHVIGTVGLPGSGKGEAATVAREAGIPVVTMGDVVRQETADRGLDPSKDHGAVAQALRDENGPTAIAERSLPMIRDRLEAHETVLVDGIRSEAEVDVFEDAFGEAFTLLSIEAPFELRAERLTARGRDASEADGGESLEARDERELGWGMGEAMDRADAVVENTDSLEHFHERVREILETGPEATVTRE from the coding sequence ATGCACGTCATCGGAACCGTCGGGTTGCCGGGCAGCGGCAAGGGCGAGGCCGCCACGGTGGCTCGCGAGGCGGGAATTCCCGTGGTGACGATGGGCGACGTCGTCCGCCAGGAGACCGCGGATCGCGGGCTCGACCCGTCGAAAGATCACGGGGCGGTCGCCCAGGCGTTGCGCGACGAGAACGGCCCGACAGCGATCGCCGAGCGCTCGCTGCCTATGATCCGGGATCGACTGGAGGCTCACGAGACGGTCCTCGTCGACGGGATTCGCTCCGAGGCCGAAGTCGACGTCTTCGAAGACGCGTTCGGCGAGGCCTTTACCCTGCTCAGCATCGAGGCGCCGTTCGAGCTGCGAGCCGAGCGCCTCACGGCGCGCGGGCGCGACGCGAGCGAGGCCGACGGCGGCGAGTCGCTCGAGGCGCGCGACGAACGCGAACTCGGCTGGGGGATGGGCGAGGCGATGGATCGGGCCGACGCGGTCGTCGAAAACACGGACTCGCTCGAGCACTTCCACGAGCGGGTCCGCGAGATCCTCGAGACGGGACCCGA